The nucleotide sequence TTTTGCACCGAGTTCGCGGCCGTTGCGTTCTGCAGGCCGTTCGCGCCGGGGAAGTTGCCATACAGGTTGTCGAAGCTGCGGTTTTCCGCATAGATCACGACAACGTTCTTGACGGCCGACAGGCCTTGCTGCGTGACATCGTCGCCGCCGCAGGCGGTCAGGCTGAGCGCGGCCGCGAGGGCGATCGGCGTATAGCGAATCCAGGCGTGCTTCTTCATGCGATGTTCTCTCTTTCGTCGGTTGTCGCGTGTGGGAACCGGGTTGATGTACGGCCGGTGCGGGCACTGCGAGGCACCGACCGGTTGCGCGCATTATCTGGAACCGATTTGACAGGCGGGTGTAGGGCCGCTTTCAATTGACTGTCGGTGGAACGTCATGCAACGGTCATGGAACTGACATAAGCTCCGGCCGATTGCCCACCGCTACAAGAAGAACGACGATGCACAGCCTTCTGAAACCCCTCGCGTTCGCGCGATCGTTGACCCCTGCCGCGGCCGCGCTGGCGCTGGCCGCCGGGCTCGCGGCGCTCGCCGGCTGCGATGCGCGGCCCGGCGCGACTACGTCGGCCGCGTCCGTCGTGCCGGCGGCGCAAGCGGCCCCGGCCGCTCCCGCGGTCGCGCCGGCCAGCCAGCCGCAGACGCGCGCGCAGGTATTCGAGGGCGTCAAGCAGATGACGGCGCTCGGCAAGCAGCTGTTCTTCGATCCTTCGCTGTCGGGCTCCGGCAAGCTCGCGTGCGCGTCGTGCCATAGCGCCGAGCATGCGTTCGGGCCGCCGAACGCGCTGTCGGTGCAGCTCGGCGGCGACGACATGCACCGCACGGGCTTTCGCGCGGTGCCGTCGCTGAAGTACCTGCGCGGCATCCCGCCGTTCAGCGAGCACTTCCACGATTCGCCGGACGAAGGTGACGAAAGCATCGACGCGGGTCCGACCGGCGGGCTGACCTGGGACGGCCGCGTCGATACGCGCGATGCGCAGGCGCGCATTCCGCTCACGTCGCCATTCGAGATGAGCAGTTCGCCGGCGAGGGTCGCGCAGGCGGTTCGCGCCGCACCTTATGCGGACGCGTTCCGCAACGCGTTCGGCGCTCACGTGCTCGGCGACGACCAGGCGACCTTCGACGCGGTGCTGCGCGCGCTCGACGCCTTCCAGCAACAGCCGGCGCTGTTCGATCCGTACACGAGCAAGTACGACGCGTACCTGGCCGGCCATGCGCAGCTCACGCCCACGGAGTTGCGCGGGCTGCAGTTGTTCAACGACGAGAAGAAGGGCAACTGCGCGAGTTGCCACGTGAGCCAGCGCACGCTCGAAGGCGGCCCGCCGCAGTTCAGCGATTTCGGGCTGATCGCGGTCGCGGTGCCGCGCAACCGCGCGCTGCCCGTCAATCGCGACCCGCGCTTCTACGATCTCGGCGCCTGCGGCCCCGAGCGCACCGACCTGAAGGGCCGCGACGAATTCTGCGGGTTGTTCCGCACGCCGTCGCTGCGCAACGTCGCGCTGCGCAAGACGTTCTTCCACAACGGCGTGTATCACTCGCTGGAGGACGTGATGCGCTTCTACGTCGAACGCGACATCCATCCGGAGAAGTTCTATCCGGTCGTGCACGGCAAGGTGCAGATCTACGACGATTTGCCGAAGCGCTACTGGCCGAACATCAACCGCGAGCCGCCGTTCGACCGCAAGCGCGGCGACCAGCCGGCGCTGAACGCGGCCGAGATCAAGGACGTGATCGCGTTCCTCGGCACGCTGACTGACGGATATCAGCAAACGGCCGCACCGGCCAAGCCGTAGAGGCATGCATTACAGCACGCATGCTATGCTCGCTCGCTGACGGGCGTGGTGCGTACCGGATGGCCGGCCCCCGGTTCGCCGGTATGCACCACGCCGTTCGATCGAACATCCAAGGAGAAAAAACATGTCGATGCGTGCATCCCTTTCCGTCGTCACGCGCGTGCTGGCCGGCGCCGCGTGCGCAGCCGCGATGCTGCCCGCCCATGCACAGAACAACCTGAACTTCCTGAACGACACGCCGATCAGCTATTTCAGCAAGACCGACCGCGCGTCGCTGTCGAAGGCGGTCGTGCAGGTGCGCGACGAAGGCAAGGACGGCGAGACCACGACGTGGCAGAGCAGCGGCCGCGGCACGCAGATCGATGCGAAGCTCACGCCGAGCACGACCGAGACGGACGGCAAGACCTGCCGCGAAATCGCGACCGAAATCACCGCGAAGGGCCAGACGATGACGCTCAAGCCCGTCTATTGCAAGACGGCCGCGGGCAAGTGGCAGCTGCAGAAGCGCTGAGCACGCGCGTGATGAAGCGGGGCGCCGCGCCGCGCACGGTGTCGTGCGGCGTCGTGATCCTCGATGCGGCCGGCCGCGTGTTCCTCGCGCACGCAACGGACACCACGCACTGGGACATCCCGAAGGGGCAGGGCGAGCCGGGCGAGACGCCGGCCGACGCGGCGCTGCGTGAACTGCTCGAGGAAACCGGCATCGTGATCGGCGCCGAGCGGCTGCTCGATCTTGGCCGCTTCGCGTACCGGCACGACAAGGATCTGCACCTGTTCGCGGTGCGCGTGGCCGACGACGAAGTCGATCTCGCGCACTGTACGTGCATGTCGCTGTTTCCGAGCCGCCGCGACGGCTCGATGATTCCCGAGATGGATGCGTATCGCTGGACCGTGCCCGCCGACATCGACGCGTATGCGAGCCGCAGCCTCGCGCGGCTGTTTCGCACGAAGCTGTCGCTCGCGGACTTGCATCGGCGGTTGATGGGTCCGTGACCTCGGCATGCATAAAAAAACCGGCGAAAGCCGGTTTTTTCGTTCATCCAATTCGTCGTCAATGGGTCACGATGGTCCATCGGTCCGTGTCGCGATGCTGGTCGAGCCCGATCGCTTCGAATTCATCGCGCGCCTCGCCTTTGGCGACGCCGAGATAGCGAAGCGCTTCGTTGATCGCATGGTCCGACACGACGAGCGGGCTAGCCACACGGCCATCCGAAAAGAGCACATGTGCCTGGCAGCCGCTGCCGCCAAAGAATTCGGCTTCGATATAGGCGAGTGCAAATTGCACACTCAATTGTTGGCACAGCGATAGAAGTGCGGGCGGCAGCACCGTACCGTCGCCGTCCGTAAACGGACAGAACGGGATGTCGTGAGCCTTCCGGAATGCAGTGTGGAGCGGGATCATGTCGATGTCACCGCGCAGGCGAACGACGTGCAGCCCTTGCGGCAATGGCGCGGACGAAAACGCGCCGGATCTGGCGACAATGGCCTGAAGCGAATATGCCACGGTAACGGTTCCTGACATGGAGTCCGGGGAAGGCTGCCCCGACGATCGGTCAATCGGGCTACGCATCGGTGCAGCCGTTGACCGCGAATGACGATCTGACCGGGCGCGTGCGTTCGGCCCTGCGCCCGACCAACAGTCAAGCCGGCTTGCCCCAGCTGTCGCGCAGCCCGACGATCCGGTTGAACACCGGCTTGCCCGGCTTCGAATCGACCCGATCGGCGACGAAGTAGCCGTGACGCTCGAACTGCAGGCGCGTCTCCGGTGCGATGTCGTCATTGCCCGGTTCGATGTAGGCCTGCACGATCTTCTTCGAGTCGGGATTCAGCGCCTCGAGGAAGTTCGCGCCGCCCGCGTCCGGATGCGGCTCCTTGAACAGGCGGTCGTAGATCCGCACTTCGGCCGGCTGCGCATGCTTCGCGCTCACCCAGTGGATGTTGCCCTTGACCTTGTACGTGTTCGCGCCTTCGGTGCCCGACTTGCTGTCCGGGAAGTAGTTGCAGTGCACGGCCGTCACGTTGCCGTCGGCGTCCTTGTCGAAGCCCGTGCATTCGATCACGTAGCCGTAGCGCAGGCGCACCTTGTTGCCCGGGAACAGGCGGAAATAGCCCTTCGGCGGGTTCTCGACGAAGTCCTCGCGCTCGATCCACAGCTCGCGCGAGATCGGGAACGTGCGCACGCCGCGATCCGGGTGGTGCGGGTGCACGGGCGCCGTGCACGCTTCCTCGAGGTCTTCCGGGTAGTTGTCGATCACGAGCTTCAGCGGATCGAGCACGGCGACGGTACGCGCTGCCTTGTCGTCGAGGTCGTCGCGCAGCGCGCCTTCGAAGATGCTCATGTCGATCCACGAGTCGATCTTCGTCACGCCGATCCGCTCGCAGAACAGGTGGATGCTCTCCGGCGTGAAGCCGCGGCGGCGCACGCCGACGATCGTCGGCATCCGCGGGTCGTCCCAGCCGTCGACGTGGCCTTCGGTCACGAGCTGCAGCAGCTTGCGCTTGCTGGTGATCGCGTACGTGAGGTTCAGTCGCGAGAATTCGATCTGTTGCGGCAGCGGGCGCGTGAACATGCCGGCTTCCGCGAGTTCGTTCAGCACCCAGTCGTACAGCGGGCGGTGATCCTCGAATTCGAGCGTGCACAGCGAATGCGTGATGCCTTCGAGCGCATCCGAGATGCAGTGCGTGTAGTCGTACATCGGATACACGCACCATGCGTCGCCGGTGCGGTAGTGGTGCGCGTAGCGGATCCGGTAGATCACCGGGTCGCGCATGTTCATGTTCGGCGAAGCCATGTCGATCTTCGCGCGCAGCACGTGCTCGCCTTCCTTGAACTCGCCGGCCTTCATGCGGCGGAACAGGTCGAGGTTTTCTGCCGGCGTGCGATCGCGGAACGGCGACGGCTTGCCGCCTTCCGTCAGCGAGCCGCGGTTCGCGCGCATTTCATCGGCGCTCTGGCTGTCGACATAGGCCTTGCCGCGCTGGATCAGCAACTCGGCGAACTCGTACAGCTTGTCGTAGTAGTCGCTCGCGAAGTACTGGTGATCGACCGCGTCCTTGCGCCAGTCGAAGCCGAGCCAGCGCACCGCGTCGACGATCGAGTCGACGTACTCGACGCTTTCCTTTTCCGGGTTCGTATCGTCGAAGCGCAGGTGGCACACGCCACCGTAGTCGCGCGCGACGCTGAAGTTCAGGCAGATGCTCTTGGCATGGCCGATGTGCAGATAGCCGTTCGGCTCGGGCGGAAAGCGCGTCTCGACGCGGCCGCCCCATTTGCCGGTGCGGTTGTCGTCGTCGATGATGTTGCGGATGAAATTGGAAGCCGCGGGGGCGTCGTTGCGTTCGGTGCTCATGCGGATGGCGTCAGGTTGTGTCGGCGCGTCGCGCCGGTTTAATCCTGTGATTCTACCTGACCGGGGTCCGTCCCGCGCGGCTTGCGGCATGACGGGGGCGGGTTTCGACCGATTATCTCGATATTGTGTCGGCTGTAACACGACGTAAATCGGATTGCCCGTGCCGTTTGGCGTTGCCTATGATGGCTTCACCAAATCAATGCCGCCGTTCGGGATGCCGCGCGGCGGGAGGACAAAAAAATCATGATGAAGAAGACCACGTTTATCGTTCGTACCGCCGTGATCGTCGCGGCCCTGTCGCAACTCGGCGCGTGCGCCATGACGCATACGCAGCGCAATGCCGGTATCGGCGCAGCCGCCGGCGGCGCGCTCGGCTACCTGGTCACGGGCGGCCCGCTCGGCACGGTCGCCGGCGCCGCGGCAGGCGGTATCGTCGGCGCGAACGTGCGCTGACCGATGACATGACGCGAGCCGCCTGCACGGCGGCTCGACGTCCGGTCGCGACGCTGCGCTCGACGCGTCCCGACCCCACGCACATCCTTCCGGTATCAGACAGGCAGCATCAGGGAGGAACGGGTGTGCGACACTGCGCCGACGCACCATAACGATTTCACCCGTCGACGCACTTTCCATGAGCCGATTCCCCGTTCTCGTCCTGCCGGGCTACGCCAATTCGGGCCCGCTTCACTGGCAGAGCCGCTGGGAGCGTGCCGATGCACGCTTCTCGCGCGTCGCGATGCCCGACTGGGACCGCGCGTTCCGCAACGGCTGGTGTCTCGCGCTCGATCGCGCGGTTGAGGCCGCGCGCGGGCCGGTGCTGATTGCTGGCCATAGCCTCGGTACGCTGACCACTGCGTGGTGGGCGACGCGCTATGCGCGCCCGGCCGCGCTCGCCAAAGTGCGCGGCGCGCTCCTCGTCGCGTTGCCCGATCCCGACGGTCCCGCGTTTCCGGCCGACGCGCACGGCTTCGGGCCGGTGCCGTATGAACGGCTGCCGTTTCCGACCTGCGTCGTCGCCAGCAGCGACGATCCGTATGGCTCGCTCGCGTTCGCCCGAACCTGCGCGAATGCATGGGGCAGCGCCTTCCACGACATCGGCCCGCGCGGCCACATCAACGCGGACAGCGGGCTCGGCGACTGGCCCGAAGCGCGCGGCTGGCTCGACGCGCTCGCCAATCGCGATTGAAAGATCGATTCACCGCTCGATTGATCGCGCGGGGCGGGGCGGCGGTGGAGGCCGCTGCCACGCCGGCCGTCCGCACCCGCACCACCTGCCGCGTTCAGATCGCCTGTTTCGCCCGCAGCGCGGCGATCTTCGCGTCGTCGTAGCCGAGCATGTCGCGCAGCACGTCGTCGGTCTGCGCGCCGAGCAGCGGCGGGGCCGTGCGTGCTTCGGGCGGCGTCGCGCTCATCCGGATCGGGTTGCGCACGAGCTTCGCGTCCGCGCCGCACGGGTGCGGCAGCGACACCTGCATCCCGCGCGCGACCACCTGCTCGTTGTCGAACACCTCGTCGAGATCGTTGATCGGGCCGCACGGCACGCCGGCTGCTTCGAGCGCACCGATCCAGTCGGCCTTGTCGCGCGCCTTCACCATTTCCGCGAGGATCGGCACCAGCGTGTCGCGATGGCGCACGCGCGACGGGTTCGTCGCGAAACGCTCGTCGTCCGCCAGCTCGGGCCGGCCGCCGGCCTCGACGAACTTGCGGAACTGCCCGTCGTTGCCGACCGCGACGATGATCCAGCCGTCGCGCGTCTGGAACGTCTGGTACGGCACGATGTTCGGATGCGCGTTGCCCCAGCGCACCGGCGGCTTGCCGCTCGCGAGGAAGTTGGTGTTCATGTTCGCGAGCAGCGCGACCTGCACGTCGAGCAGCGCCATGTCGATGTACTGGCCTTCGCCGGTCCGGTCGCGGTGCGCGAGCGCGGCGAGCACCGCGATCGTCGAGTAGAGGCCGGTCGCGAGGTCGGCGATCGCGACGCCGGCCTTCTGCGGGCCGCCGCCCGGCTCGCCGTCGCGCTCGCCGGTGATGCTCATGAAGCCGCCGATCCCCTGGATGATGAAGTCGTAGCCCGCGCGGTGCGCGTACGGGCCGGTCTGGCCGAACCCGGTGACCGAGCAGTAGACGAGGTCGGGCTTCACCGCGCGCAGCGAATCGTAGTCGAGCCCGTATTTCTTCAGCTGGCCGACCTTGTAGTTCTCGAGCACGACGTCGCTCTGCGCGGCGAGCTCGCGCACGATCTGCTGGCCTTCGGGCGTCGCGATGTCGACCGTCACCGAGCGCTTGTTGCGGTTCGCCGCGAGGTAGTACGCGGCCTCGGCGGTATCCGCGCCGTCCGCGTCCTTCAGGTACGGCGGCCCCCAGTGGCGCGTGTCGTCGCCGGCGCCCGGGCGCTCGACCTTGATCACGTCCGCGCCGAAATCGGCAAGCGTCTGCGCGCACCACGGGCCCGCGAGCACGCGGGTGAGGTCCAGCACGCGGATATGGCTCAGGGCACCCATCGTCGAATCGTCTCCTTTCATGGCTCGCCTGGTCGGGCAGGGCCGGTTGGCATGCCGAGCATCTTAA is from Burkholderia sp. HI2500 and encodes:
- a CDS encoding ornithine acetyltransferase, translating into MMKKTTFIVRTAVIVAALSQLGACAMTHTQRNAGIGAAAGGALGYLVTGGPLGTVAGAAAGGIVGANVR
- a CDS encoding RBBP9/YdeN family alpha/beta hydrolase, translating into MSRFPVLVLPGYANSGPLHWQSRWERADARFSRVAMPDWDRAFRNGWCLALDRAVEAARGPVLIAGHSLGTLTTAWWATRYARPAALAKVRGALLVALPDPDGPAFPADAHGFGPVPYERLPFPTCVVASSDDPYGSLAFARTCANAWGSAFHDIGPRGHINADSGLGDWPEARGWLDALANRD
- a CDS encoding NUDIX hydrolase, giving the protein MKRGAAPRTVSCGVVILDAAGRVFLAHATDTTHWDIPKGQGEPGETPADAALRELLEETGIVIGAERLLDLGRFAYRHDKDLHLFAVRVADDEVDLAHCTCMSLFPSRRDGSMIPEMDAYRWTVPADIDAYASRSLARLFRTKLSLADLHRRLMGP
- a CDS encoding CaiB/BaiF CoA transferase family protein; translated protein: MGALSHIRVLDLTRVLAGPWCAQTLADFGADVIKVERPGAGDDTRHWGPPYLKDADGADTAEAAYYLAANRNKRSVTVDIATPEGQQIVRELAAQSDVVLENYKVGQLKKYGLDYDSLRAVKPDLVYCSVTGFGQTGPYAHRAGYDFIIQGIGGFMSITGERDGEPGGGPQKAGVAIADLATGLYSTIAVLAALAHRDRTGEGQYIDMALLDVQVALLANMNTNFLASGKPPVRWGNAHPNIVPYQTFQTRDGWIIVAVGNDGQFRKFVEAGGRPELADDERFATNPSRVRHRDTLVPILAEMVKARDKADWIGALEAAGVPCGPINDLDEVFDNEQVVARGMQVSLPHPCGADAKLVRNPIRMSATPPEARTAPPLLGAQTDDVLRDMLGYDDAKIAALRAKQAI
- a CDS encoding cytochrome-c peroxidase, with the translated sequence MHSLLKPLAFARSLTPAAAALALAAGLAALAGCDARPGATTSAASVVPAAQAAPAAPAVAPASQPQTRAQVFEGVKQMTALGKQLFFDPSLSGSGKLACASCHSAEHAFGPPNALSVQLGGDDMHRTGFRAVPSLKYLRGIPPFSEHFHDSPDEGDESIDAGPTGGLTWDGRVDTRDAQARIPLTSPFEMSSSPARVAQAVRAAPYADAFRNAFGAHVLGDDQATFDAVLRALDAFQQQPALFDPYTSKYDAYLAGHAQLTPTELRGLQLFNDEKKGNCASCHVSQRTLEGGPPQFSDFGLIAVAVPRNRALPVNRDPRFYDLGACGPERTDLKGRDEFCGLFRTPSLRNVALRKTFFHNGVYHSLEDVMRFYVERDIHPEKFYPVVHGKVQIYDDLPKRYWPNINREPPFDRKRGDQPALNAAEIKDVIAFLGTLTDGYQQTAAPAKP
- a CDS encoding glutamine--tRNA ligase/YqeY domain fusion protein encodes the protein MSTERNDAPAASNFIRNIIDDDNRTGKWGGRVETRFPPEPNGYLHIGHAKSICLNFSVARDYGGVCHLRFDDTNPEKESVEYVDSIVDAVRWLGFDWRKDAVDHQYFASDYYDKLYEFAELLIQRGKAYVDSQSADEMRANRGSLTEGGKPSPFRDRTPAENLDLFRRMKAGEFKEGEHVLRAKIDMASPNMNMRDPVIYRIRYAHHYRTGDAWCVYPMYDYTHCISDALEGITHSLCTLEFEDHRPLYDWVLNELAEAGMFTRPLPQQIEFSRLNLTYAITSKRKLLQLVTEGHVDGWDDPRMPTIVGVRRRGFTPESIHLFCERIGVTKIDSWIDMSIFEGALRDDLDDKAARTVAVLDPLKLVIDNYPEDLEEACTAPVHPHHPDRGVRTFPISRELWIEREDFVENPPKGYFRLFPGNKVRLRYGYVIECTGFDKDADGNVTAVHCNYFPDSKSGTEGANTYKVKGNIHWVSAKHAQPAEVRIYDRLFKEPHPDAGGANFLEALNPDSKKIVQAYIEPGNDDIAPETRLQFERHGYFVADRVDSKPGKPVFNRIVGLRDSWGKPA